A genomic region of Candidatus Acidulodesulfobacterium acidiphilum contains the following coding sequences:
- a CDS encoding CoB--CoM heterodisulfide reductase iron-sulfur subunit A family protein, whose product MSENILVIGGGPAGLNAAVMLSELGVNVALVERDSFLGGNPKKFKYKFLFPDMQPADNVIGELIKKTESGGNIKVYYSSEISDFKVNGKKFDAVIKSASGSETKTFDSVIVATGFEHFDPARDAKYSYQLFDDVIDIKDLERMMGENNFVRPSNGKPPKKVAFILCVGSRDRHVGNQYCSRVCCTVSVKQAIEMREHFPDCEAYIFYMDIRTYGFFEDLYWKAMEEHDVQIVKGRIAEITSGPDNTVVCKGEDTLLRGPFEIPFDMVVLASGMEGGPQSPEISSKLGIELDEHGFLKPENVTLSPFKSNKPGVFLAGACTGPKAISDSITEGAAAAMNAYTYAVKNR is encoded by the coding sequence ATGTCTGAAAATATTTTAGTGATAGGCGGAGGTCCGGCAGGTTTGAATGCGGCCGTTATGCTTTCAGAATTGGGAGTTAACGTAGCTTTGGTCGAAAGAGATTCTTTTCTCGGCGGCAACCCTAAAAAATTTAAATATAAATTTTTGTTTCCCGATATGCAGCCGGCTGACAACGTAATAGGGGAGCTTATTAAAAAAACCGAATCCGGCGGTAACATAAAAGTTTATTATTCTTCCGAAATTTCTGATTTTAAAGTAAACGGAAAAAAATTTGATGCCGTTATAAAGTCTGCCTCCGGAAGCGAAACTAAAACATTTGATTCCGTTATCGTTGCGACGGGTTTTGAACATTTCGATCCGGCAAGAGACGCAAAGTATTCTTATCAGCTTTTCGACGACGTTATAGATATAAAAGACCTTGAAAGAATGATGGGAGAAAATAATTTTGTAAGACCGTCTAACGGCAAGCCGCCCAAAAAAGTAGCCTTTATTTTATGCGTAGGCTCAAGGGATAGGCATGTAGGAAACCAGTATTGTTCCAGAGTCTGCTGTACGGTTTCCGTAAAACAGGCTATTGAAATGAGAGAGCATTTTCCGGACTGTGAAGCGTATATATTTTACATGGATATAAGGACGTACGGTTTTTTTGAAGATTTATACTGGAAAGCTATGGAAGAACATGACGTGCAGATAGTTAAAGGCAGAATTGCGGAAATTACTTCCGGGCCGGATAATACGGTCGTATGCAAAGGCGAAGACACTCTTTTAAGGGGGCCGTTCGAAATTCCCTTCGATATGGTAGTTCTTGCTTCCGGTATGGAAGGCGGACCGCAGTCTCCCGAAATATCGAGCAAGCTTGGCATCGAACTTGACGAACACGGTTTTTTAAAGCCGGAAAACGTTACGCTTTCTCCGTTTAAATCTAATAAACCCGGAGTTTTTTTGGCAGGCGCGTGTACCGGGCCTAAGGCTATTTCCGATTCTATTACCGAAGGCGCCGCCGCCGCTATGAATGCTTATACTTATGCCGTAAAAAACAGGTAA